The genomic window GAGACTCAGAACACTGATTCACAGTCATGGGTGAATCCTTTTTCAGAGTTTTTTCCCGCTTGAGATGAAATCCCAACACCAAAGGTGCCACAATGATGGCAAATATAGAAGCCCAAATGACAACTTTGGGAATTGAATCAGTTTCCACAGGTTCAGTAACCCCCTCCTTCAAATTCACCTCTGGTTCAAGATTGGCAACCCCAACGTTTGTATTTTCCTTGTTAGTAAGGTCTTCTACTCCCTCAATTTCATCTGCAACCATTTCTTCATTACCAGCTCCCCCCACATCTGAATCATCTTCTACTTGTTCCTCTTTAGAAATGGAATCAGTATTCATCACATCTTTTTCTGCAATACCTGGAACAACTGGTTCAGGAGTCTGTATCGGATCATCTTGAAAAGCTTCCAACTTCTCTGCAGTTTTCTCTTGAAACTCCAAATTTGCAGCCATCCGATCAGAAACGTCCAGTGTTTTCCCCATTTCCCGGCCACAAagatcttcattttcttccccTTGCTGCAACTCTACCACTTGACCCAGTTCATCAGTTTCTTCTGCTACTCCCCCATTTTCATCTCCAGCCACCTCTCCTTCAACAGCTCCCTGATTTGCTTCAATCAAACCCATTTTCCTATCTTCTTGTTGCTCCATGAATTCACTTCCGCTTTCAGAATTCTTCACAGAGGTAGCTCCAAACATATGGCTCTGAATCTTCAAATACCCATTTTGAACACCCTCTATAGCTTGTGAGAGTCCATCTTCAAGACCTTTCACAGAGGCAGCTCCAAATATATGGCTCTGAATTTTCAAGTAGCCATCTTTGATTCCCTCTATAGCTTCCATGGCAGGGGAAGGTGTGGGAGAGGGAGAATTCATTGAAGATATATATGATGTGGAGAGGACCAAAAGAACAAATACAAACAGAGTATTCAATACCCCTTTCAAACTCCAACCTCTCTGCTCCTCTTCCTCCTCAATGTCTTCCTCATCTTCAACAATTTCCTCATCTTCTGGCTGTACAGAGCCTCCTTGAGAAGAAGTATCACGAGCACCGTCCTCATCACTGGCATTCTGAGATTCAAAAGAAACACTTCTGCCGATACTCAATCGACCATTTCCgtcttcaatttcattttccttgagAAGGAAAATTTCTCGTCGCCTGTTGGGATTGTACCTGAGAAACTTTGGCCTCGGGGAGAGGTAATTCGTTAAGGGGTCATAAGGCCTCGAGGACGAATCGGGCACAGAATTCTGATCATCGCCTTCGGATTCAGAAGCCCGATATGACAACGGAGTGGTACGACACAAAGGGCCATCGGAGCCATTGATACCCACATCAGCAGGTGATTTAGCGTCTTGTGGGGTTTTTGAGAAATGGGCATCTGATAAAATTGATCCAGAAGCTTCATTCCTCTCTGCCAAGATTTTCTTTCTTGGAAGAGTAGCCTTGGAAGCTGCAGAAATCGTTGGTGACATGAAGTTCTTCGTAGTTGATTTCTTTGGGTTCTGAAAACTACGGTTTGGATTGTTCTCATTAAGCCCAACTgcatcttttgaaaaaaaatcaactttctCAGTACAATATcttaaaaaccaaagaaaatttcaagaaaacaGTACCCCTCTGTTTGGTTACTCGGAAAACTTtggaaaattaaacaaaatcacGCTTCAAATAATTCATTAAGCACAGTTGAATGGAAATTTTTTACTTTCTGAGATCACATCTAAATGAACGATACATGACTAAACATTTCAacttcttttcattttcctacctttttcccagcaaccaaacaaaaatagaaCAGCTAAAAATCACAGAATAAAAacaagagagagggagagattaCCGGATTCTGAGATTTTGAGAATTGAAGAAGGTTTACTATGCATTGATGATGAGAAACCCCTATCAAAACCGTCCATGTCTTTTGACTTTTCTTCAATTGGCAGTTATCCTTCGGGGCACAGAAGAAGAAATATTTCCTCTCTCTTACTTGCAGATTTGGAGGGAGAGAAAATGTAACTGTTTGggatgaaagagatgaagtgGAGATGACCgttggagttttgaaatttaaattttctaggATTTTTTTACCGTTGTGCTGCCATTTCACAACGGCACCTAAGAGCCCAGTACCGCCAACGATCCACCATTCACATGCGGCCATGCCCTTGGCCCATGTGAGGGGAGGGCAGTGTTCCCCTGTAGTCGATTCAATAGGATAGTTTGTATGCACGAATGGACACCTAACACGTGTACAAAACTTTTGACAAATATTTACAACCCATAAACCAATTGCTTTATCACGTAATATAAGGTAACTCCTGAAATTTGGTGTGGGCATACttagagaaattaaattaaaaattttttaaatttgtttgtcAGTAATTTTAGGAGGATTGAGATTATTTGAGAGTGATGGTACAATATTAATCCTTTTTCAAAGGAATCCATTGATATAATATTggaaataaaatctaaattattttatgatagtATAGATTAACAAATAAGATTAAGGTacaaatatacaaattaatggGATTCAGGTATAAAATCGTAAAACTTTACCTACGATACCACTTGATCAATAGTTACCaaaaaaatgtatcaaattttgataCAGAAGTAGGATCCTCTTATAAATattatagtatttttattttttttatattaatatcgTTTTTTATAGAAGTGTTATTGATAAAGTAGCTTCCtgtattttgtttgaattaaaTTGGATtacttgataatttttatttttattttttttgagtttaatataaaagtcctatttttattaacttatttatagGCTAAGAAAACAATATGGACTCAAAGCACACACCTTGGGTTGAGTTTAAAGATCTAGAAAGTGAAAGAGGTAAAATGGTTGAAGAAGAAATTAGAAAGCCCAAACTGGTTAACCAAGTGGACTATCATGTGGATTAGTTTGCTttgataatttgtataaatgcaCTACTGGCCCACTACATGGCCATACAGGCTCAGTCCAAAACTCAACCCAACATATACTGTGGCCTATGCAGGTATCATGGGCCCGAATGGAGAGTGGGTTATGACCAAACAGGTTGGTGTCCAATGAAATTTGAACCCACAGGCTCAGCCTAAAATGCAACCcacaaaggggaaaaaaaaatggcccATGCAGGTCTCGAACCTGCGACCTTCGCGTTATTAGCACGAcgctctaaccaactgagctaaTAGGCCATGtctttttccattaaaaaaattaattgttggAGGTTTCTTACGCTCTGTTTGGAAAACTCATaggtaaaaaaatgaaaatgttatGGCCCATGCAGGTCTCGAACCTGCGACCTTCGCGTTATTAGCACGAcgctctaaccaactgagctaaTAGGCcacatcttttaaaaaatattattatgaattatGTAGTAATTATGGGCCCAATTTAGAGTGTATTATCACCAAAAATCCACAGGCTCAGcccaaaaagtaaaaaattatggCCCATGCCGGTTTCAGGCCTGAGCTAACAGGCCATAAttataactttatatatatataaatatataatttaaacaaCAAACAATTAATACATCATATAAGTCATTTATTAATTAAGTCCTGTTAAGTCTTATTTATAACATGATATATCTATGGCCTCATTCTcctaattattcaaaatttaaataagtcaaaaaagttataaatattaTCACTATGTTGACTTAATCAATCTAATTATCAAGTAGTTCCTtcataatcaaatttattttatatagattCGAAATGAGTGCACATAAATTTAACCCATAATTGGATTCTATCCAAATCTGCAAAAAACGTGtaatacttatttttataataattatttttcctgAAACTTTCAACAATCTCCATAAATCCATCATATTGTTTAAAAAGTagtgaaaaatagttttaacccTCTTTCCaccaatgataaaaatattagtaattacaaatatattggtacttcgattttatagatatattataaatatattgacATCG from Vitis vinifera cultivar Pinot Noir 40024 chromosome 9, ASM3070453v1 includes these protein-coding regions:
- the LOC104880231 gene encoding uncharacterized protein LOC104880231 isoform X3, giving the protein MDGFDRGFSSSMHSKPSSILKISESDAVGLNENNPNRSFQNPKKSTTKNFMSPTISAASKATLPRKKILAERNEASGSILSDAHFSKTPQDAKSPADVGINGSDGPLCRTTPLSYRASESEGDDQNSVPDSSSRPYDPLTNYLSPRPKFLRYNPNRRREIFLLKENEIEDGNGRLSIGRSVSFESQNASDEDGARDTSSQGGSVQPEDEEIVEDEEDIEEEEEQRGWSLKGVLNTLFVFVLLVLSTSYISSMNSPSPTPSPAMEAIEGIKDGYLKIQSHIFGAASVKGLEDGLSQAIEGVQNGYLKIQSHMFGATSVKNSESGSEFMEQQEDRKMGLIEANQGAVEGEVAGDENGGVAEETDELGQVVELQQGEENEDLCGREMGKTLDVSDRMAANLEFQEKTAEKLEAFQDDPIQTPEPVVPGIAEKDVMNTDSISKEEQVEDDSDVGGAGNEEMVADEIEGVEDLTNKENTNVGVANLEPEVNLKEGVTEPVETDSIPKVVIWASIFAIIVAPLVLGFHLKREKTLKKDSPMTVNQCSESLVAEKSSVVVVPPNGGEDHIEKVESYADPSVEEASQEFSQSRAPKVELLGEYVVGEVCSTPKIYSMKSRMMMEGEESNHYSVSQEKGGTHSIPIRTQATLSALSTMDSPSYGSFTAEKSIRKKEDGRDGEVKKIVTTPVRRSSRIRTRAIMSP
- the LOC104880231 gene encoding uncharacterized protein LOC104880231 isoform X1, yielding MDGFDRGFSSSMHSKPSSILKISESDAVGLNENNPNRSFQNPKKSTTKNFMSPTISAASKATLPRKKILAERNEASGSILSDAHFSKTPQDAKSPADVGINGSDGPLCRTTPLSYRASESEGDDQNSVPDSSSRPYDPLTNYLSPRPKFLRYNPNRRREIFLLKENEIEDGNGRLSIGRSVSFESQNASDEDGARDTSSQGGSVQPEDEEIVEDEEDIEEEEEQRGWSLKGVLNTLFVFVLLVLSTSYISSMNSPSPTPSPAMEAIEGIKDGYLKIQSHIFGAASVKGLEDGLSQAIEGVQNGYLKIQSHMFGATSVKNSESGSEFMEQQEDRKMGLIEANQGAVEGEVAGDENGGVAEETDELGQVVELQQGEENEDLCGREMGKTLDVSDRMAANLEFQEKTAEKLEAFQDDPIQTPEPVVPGIAEKDVMNTDSISKEEQVEDDSDVGGAGNEEMVADEIEGVEDLTNKENTNVGVANLEPEVNLKEGVTEPVETDSIPKVVIWASIFAIIVAPLVLGFHLKREKTLKKDSPMTVNQCSESLVAEKSSVVVVPPNGGEDHIEKVESYADPSVEEASQEVSHIEKVESYADPSVEEASQEFSQSRAPKVELLGEYVVGEVCSTPKIYSMKSRMMMEGEESNHYSVSQEKGGTHSIPIRTQATLSALSTMDSPSYGSFTAEKSIRKKEDGRDGEVKKIVTTPVRRSSRIRTRAIMSP
- the LOC104880231 gene encoding uncharacterized protein LOC104880231 isoform X2; protein product: MDGFDRGFSSSMHSKPSSILKISESVGLNENNPNRSFQNPKKSTTKNFMSPTISAASKATLPRKKILAERNEASGSILSDAHFSKTPQDAKSPADVGINGSDGPLCRTTPLSYRASESEGDDQNSVPDSSSRPYDPLTNYLSPRPKFLRYNPNRRREIFLLKENEIEDGNGRLSIGRSVSFESQNASDEDGARDTSSQGGSVQPEDEEIVEDEEDIEEEEEQRGWSLKGVLNTLFVFVLLVLSTSYISSMNSPSPTPSPAMEAIEGIKDGYLKIQSHIFGAASVKGLEDGLSQAIEGVQNGYLKIQSHMFGATSVKNSESGSEFMEQQEDRKMGLIEANQGAVEGEVAGDENGGVAEETDELGQVVELQQGEENEDLCGREMGKTLDVSDRMAANLEFQEKTAEKLEAFQDDPIQTPEPVVPGIAEKDVMNTDSISKEEQVEDDSDVGGAGNEEMVADEIEGVEDLTNKENTNVGVANLEPEVNLKEGVTEPVETDSIPKVVIWASIFAIIVAPLVLGFHLKREKTLKKDSPMTVNQCSESLVAEKSSVVVVPPNGGEDHIEKVESYADPSVEEASQEVSHIEKVESYADPSVEEASQEFSQSRAPKVELLGEYVVGEVCSTPKIYSMKSRMMMEGEESNHYSVSQEKGGTHSIPIRTQATLSALSTMDSPSYGSFTAEKSIRKKEDGRDGEVKKIVTTPVRRSSRIRTRAIMSP